From one Dama dama isolate Ldn47 chromosome 4, ASM3311817v1, whole genome shotgun sequence genomic stretch:
- the VPS35 gene encoding vacuolar protein sorting-associated protein 35 translates to MPTTQQSPQDEQEKLLDEAIQAVKVQSFQMKRCLDKNKLMDALKHASNMLGELRTSMLSPKSYYELYMAISDELHYLEVYLTDEFAKGRKVADLYELVQYAGNIIPRLYLLITVGVVYVKSFPQSRKDILKDLVEMCRGVQHPLRGLFLRNYLLQCTRNILPDEGEPTDEETTGDISDSMDFVLLNFAEMNKLWVRMQHQGHSRDREKRERERQELRILVGTNLVRLSQLEGVNVERYKQIVLTGILEQVVNCRDALAQEYLMECIIQVFPDEFHLQTLNPFLRACAELHQNVNVKNIIIALIDRLALFAHREDGPGIPTDIKLFDIFSQQVATVIQSRQDMPSEDVVSLQVSLINLAMKCYPDRVDYVDKVLETTVEIFNKLNLEHIATSSAVSKELTRLLKIPVDTYNNILTVLKLKHFHPLFEYFDYESRKSMSCYVLSNVLDYNTEIVSQDQVDSIMNLVSTLIQDQPDQPVEEPDPEDFADEQSLVGRFIHLLRSEDPDQQYLILNTARKHFGAGGNQRIRFTLPPLVFAAYQLAFRYKENSKVDDKWEKKCQKIFSFAHQTISALIKAELAELPLRLFLQGALAAGEIGFENHETVAYEFMSQAFSLYEDEISDSKAQLAAITLIIGTFERMRCFSEENHEPLRTQCALAASKLLKKPDQGRAVSTCAHLFWSGRNTDKNGEELHGGKRVMECLKKALKIANQCMDPSLQVQLFIEILNRYIYFYEKENDAVTIQVLNQLIQKIREDLPNLESSEETEQINKHFHNTLEHLRLRRESPESEGPIYEGLIL, encoded by the exons ATG cctACAACACAGCAGTCACCGCAGGATGAGCAGGAGAAACTCTTGGATGAAGCCATACAGGCTGTGAAGGTCCAGTCATTCCAGATGAAGAGATGCCTG GACAAAAACAAGCTTATGGATGCTCTGAAACATGCTTCTAATATGCTTGGTGAACTGCGGACTTCTATGTTATCACCAAAGAGCTACTATGAACTTT ATATGGCTATTTCTGATGAACTGCACTACTTGGAAGTTTACCTGACAGATGAATTTGCTAAAGGAAGAAAAGTGGCAGATCTCTATGAACTTGTACAGTATGCCGGAAACATTATCCCAAGGCT TTATCTGTTGATCACAGTTGGAGTTGTATACGTCAAGTCATTTCCTCAGTCCAGGAAAGATATTCTGAAAGATTTGGTAGAAATGTGCCGTGGTGTGCAGCATCCCTTAAGAGGTCTGTTTCTTCGAAATTATCTACTTCAGTGTACCAGAAACATCTTACCTGATGAAGGGGAGCCAACAGA TGAAGAAACAACTGGTGATATCAGTGATTCCATGGATTTTGTCCTACTCAACTTTGCAGAAATGAACAAGCTCTGGGTTCGAATGCAGCATCAGGGACATAGCCGAGATAGAGAAAAAAGAGAACGAGAAAGACAAGAACTGAGAATTTTAGTGGGAACAAATTTGGTGCGCCTTAGTCAGTTGGAAGGTGTAAATGTGGAACGTTACAAACAG atTGTTTTGACTGGCATATTGGAGCAAGTGGTGAATTGCAGAGATGCTTTGGCTCAGGAATATCTCATGGAGTGCATTATTCAG GTTTTCCCTGATGAATTCCACCTTCAAACTTTGAATCCTTTTCTTCGGGCCTGTGCTGAGTTACACCAAAATGTAAATGTGAAAAACATAATCATTGCTTTAATTGATAG attagcTTTATTTGCTCACCGTGAAGATGGACCTGGGATCCCAACAGATATTAAACTTTTTGATATATTTTCACAGCAGGTGGCTACAGTAATACAG TCTAGACAGGACATGCCTTCGGAGGATGTTGTATCTTTACAAGTCTCTCTCATCAATCTCGCTATGAAGTGTTATCCTGATCGTGTGGACTATGTTGATAAAGTTCTAGAAACAACAGTGGAGATATTTAATAAGCTCAACCTTGAACA TATTGCTACCAGTAGTGCAGTTTCAAAGGAGCTCACCAGACTTCTGAAGATTCCTGTTGATACTTACAACAATATTTTAACAgtcttgaaattaaaacatttccacCCACTCTTTGAGTATTTTGACTATGAATCCAGAAAGAGCATGAGTTGTTACGTGCTTAGTAATGTTCTAGATTATAATACAGAAATTGTCTCTCAAGACCAG gtggattccATAATGAATTTGGTATCTACACTGATTCAGGATCAGCCAGATCAACCTGTAGAAGAACCTGACCCCGAGGACTTTGCTGATGAGCAGAGCCTTGTGGGCAGATTCATTCATCTTCTGCGGTCTGAGGACCCTGATCAGCAGTACTTG ATTTTAAACACAGCACGAAAACATTTTGGAGCTGGTGGAAATCAACGGATTCGCTTCACACTGCCACCTTTGGTATTTGCAGCTTACCAGCTGGCTTTTCGCTACAAAGAGAATTCTAAAGTG gatgacaaatgggaaaagaaatgcCAGAAGATTTTTTCGTTTGCTCACCAGACTATCAGTGCTTTGATCAAAGCAGAGTTGGCAGAATTACCCTTAAGACTTTTTCTTCAGGGGGCTCTAGCTGCTGGAGAaattggttttgaaaatcatgaaacagTAGCATATGAATTTATGTCCCAG GCGTTCTCTCTGTACGAAGATGAAATCAGTGATTCCAAAGCACAGCTGGCTGCCATCACCTTGATCATTGGTACTTTTGAGAGGATGAGGTGCTTCAGTGAAGAAAACCATGAACCCTTGAGGACTCAGTGTGCTCTTGCTGCATCCAAACTTCTGAAGAAACCTGATCAGGGCCGAGCTGTGAGCACCTGTGCACATCTCTTCTGGTCTGGCAGAAACACAGACAAAAATGGAGAGGAG CTGCATGGAGGCAAAAGGGTAATGGAATGCCTAAAGAAAGCTCTGAAAATAGCAAATCAGTGCATGGATCCCTCTCTACAAGTGCAACTTTTTATAGAAATCCTGAACAGATATATCTATTtttatgaaaaggaaaatgatgcG GTCACTATTCAGGTTTTGAATCAGCTTATCCAAAAGATTCGAGAAGACCTCCCAAATCTTGAATCCAGTGAGGAAACAGAGCAGAttaacaaacatttccataacacACTGGAGCATCTGCGCTTGCGGCGGGAATCACCAGAATCTGAAGGGCCAATTTATGAGGGTCTCATCCTTTAA